The genomic region TATCGTTTGCACTTATCTCTCCTTTTTCTGGCATATATACTCGCTGTAGTAATTTAAATATAGTCGTTTTGCCTGCCCCGCTTTCCCCTACTAATGCTATGATTTCGCCTCTCTTTGCGCTGAAAGAAACGTTTTTAATGCCAAAATTATCCTTTTCAGAATATGAAAAATAAACTTCTTTGAAGTTGAGCGTTTTTATATGTTCAATATCAACGCCTTCTTTCTTTTCTTGCTCTATAGAGAACAATTCTTGAACTCTTTTTATACAACTTTTCCCGGTTTGAAGAGATATATTAAGATTTGTTAACCCGGATGTTGAAGTAAATACTTGCGTCATAAGCATATTAAACGCAAAAAAACTTCCAAAAGTAAGCTCTCCTTTAATTATCAAGTATCCACCCAACCATATTAATATAACCTTGCCCAGAGTTGAACTTAGTTGGCCAAGTACAGACGGCTTGCAAGAATAGATGAACCGTTCAATTGCAACATTAAACAACTCTTTTAATTTTTTTGCATACCTGTTTATAATTTCTTTTTCTGCCCCTAAATATTTTATTTCCAAACGCCCGGAAATGATTTCATTCAAGTAAAAAGTATTATTTGCTTTTTTTTCTAGCATCTTTACCGTTCTCTGGTTCATCCCGCTATTAAATACTTTTAGAGAAATGGCAAAAACCGGGAGTATACTAAAAAATACTAAAGATAATGTAAGATTGAATTTTGCAATAATTATTACACTAACTATAAGCGTAATCGTATCTTTTGTTAAATTTAACATGTCGTCTATAAAAAAAGTGTTGACCCCTTCCAAATCCCCCTCTATCCGACCGGTGAGATAGCCTGCCCCTTTCTGAGATAGTTTGTCCCATTTTGAATTAATAATTTGTTCCAATAATATTGATTTTAAGTAATTTCCAAAGCCATATTTTAGGTGATTTGCTAAGTAGGCATTAAAAATACCGGCACCTATCAGACTAACTTGGGCAATCAATATCACAATAGCCCATTTCATTAGAAAGATATAATTTTTTAAAGGTAGCACAACATCAAGAATATGTTTTATCAGCAGTGGGATCGCAATGACTAAAGCAATTTTCAATATATTTCCAAAGACAATGAGTAATGATGGCAAAAAAGCAACACAAAAAAAATACTTGCTTGCTAATTTTCTTATCTTCATATTTTGTCTTTACTTACATTATTTTTTATTTGTGCTTTCGCGTTAGTCCGCCTAAGTCGGATTACCCCGCTGTGTCGAAGATCCCGCTGTGGCGGTGGACGGGGTGGCAAATTCTTATGTGTATGTCCAAAACTTCTTTTTTATCTCTTTCTTCCACAACCGCTCAAACTTGCTCGTTGATATTCCGATTACTTTTCTAAACGCTGTTTCAAAATTTCCCGTCTCCCCCAAAACAATTAATAATTTGTTCACTCTCTCTTTCCCCCAGTTTTCAAATAGAAATTCTATGGCAGAATAAACCGATAGTTCAAAACCAATGTCTTGTCTTTCTTCCTCACGTTTGGGCAATTTGAGTCTCTCGGGTGGAATGAAAGAAAGAAAGTTGCCCCATTCAAGCACGATAAATTCCTTCTGCTTTCCTACATATCTTGGCAGCCCTTCATGAAACCATAAAGGGGGATACTGGGAGAGTGTTTTATATTTTCCAATTGATTGTGCAAATAAATGTGTTAATTCATGCGCTACCAGAGCAGAAATATCCTTGGAGGGTTCCACGGGAGTGTTTATAAATATTTCCCCGTTCTGTATTGTTCCCTTATTACTAATTCCGATTTTCTCTACAAATTTTTCATTGTTGAGAAAGTTTACCGTAATCTTTTCATTTTCATCCGGGAAATAAGAAAGCCCATCGCATACTTTTTTATATTCATCTTCAATGGTATTTGTAATCTTGTCTACAAGAAGACTAAATTCTTTGCTATATCTAATTTTGAAATGCATCGTAAACAACGAATCTATCCCTGTTACTTTTGTTTCCCCTCCGGCAATATGCTTTGTCCATTCGGCTTCAATTTCTTCTAATCTTTCTCCCGTGATTTTTTCGAGTTCCTCTGCCGCATTTTCAGGCGTGCATTCTCTTACAAAATCTTTAATTTTCTCTTCCCCTAATTTTTTCATCAAAAAACCAAACAGAGAAACACAATGCGCATTTGGTAGAAGATAGGAGTCGTTACTTATAAAAGTATTATATCCGGAGGCAAAAAAAGTTTTCTTAAAAGAAGGCTGTCGGGGAAGTCTTGTAATCCAGAAATCATAAGAATAACCGGCATATTCTTGTCCTTTTTTAGAATACATATAAATTCCATATTTTACAAAAATCGGTTTATCCATCAACAAGGAAGCAATATAAGTAATGCTGTCACAAGGAAAAGTCGAAAAGACTTTTTGATACATTGCAACTGCGTGCTTTTGGGAGAACTTATTCCGAAAACCAAGAACATCATTCAATTCCTTTTCATCCCTACACAAGTAATAATCTACCTTTTTGCCAAACAAATCCTGTTTGGACAAAAACTGCGAAATTACAAGAAAATAGTTGTCCATAGCTTTTACTGCTTCCCCTGCTTTTGCGCTGTCGGATGAAGACGAAAAATGACATACGGTATAGGTCCCTTCTACTTTTTCCCAGTCTTTGCAAAGCACATTATAAGGGAAAACAATTTTCATTTTCCCATCCTGTTTTTCGAGATAAAAATATCTTTGCGAAGCATATACGGGATGTTTGCTGTCCACAAATACTAAAACTCTGTAGAGATTATTATTATAGTTTTCAACTTTTAACACTTTGATTGTAGCATCAGCCATATTTTTTTTAATGTCCTCATAATTCTCCGAAAATTGAACTTTATCTTCCGTGCCAACGTACTCTTCTGCCACTTTCTTATTATCTTCTTGTATTGCGTTAATATAGGAATTAACGACTACGGTAGCATCTCTCCTGTCACACGAAGCACAAAAACATAAAACCAAAATCCCCAAATACATTACCTTTTTAATTTGTCGGAACAGTTTTCCCAACCCACCCATTTTTGTTTTTTTCATATAATCTCTCAAGAAGTTATGCTTTTCATTTTGTTGTTTTGTATATTACTTCTCATTAATTATCTTTTCCATCTCTTTTTGAAATTCGGAAATCGGTTCTTTATAAGACGCTTTTAACAGAATTTCCCCTTCCCGGTTTACAAAAATTTTCACAGGCGTCTCCTCGAACCCAAGTTGTTTCTTTGCCGATAAGTCCTTATCAAACAAAACAAGAAAATTGATTTTGGCATTCCTGACCCAGTCCACTAATTCTCTTTCGCTCACGTGATAAGCAATCCCAATTACCCGGATGTTTTCGTCTTTGGCAATCTCCGGCCAGACCCACCGTTCTGCAATGCAAGGCAAACTATCAAGTAGCGAAAAATAAATAAACAATGTATGTCTTTTTTCTTTCAGTAGTTCCGAAACGTTTCTTTCTTTTCCCGTTAAATCAGGTAGCGAAAAAAACGGAATGCAAGATTCTTTGTTTTCCATTATATATTCATACAATACTTCACAATAAAATACTTCTGCGAATCTTCTGATTTTTCTTCCCTGAGAAAATATACAAACCCATTTTCATCCGCGCAAAGTAATTTGTCATTCGTCTTAAAATTGCCAACGAATTTCCCAGCTATAGTCCAAACGTCTATTACATATTTTTCTTTAATTTCTTCTACCAAATCATTCATATTCAATTCCAAAAAAATCAGTTTGTCTTTTGGAGAGGTGCATATTTTTATTACTTGTGTCCAGGAGTGCGCCCATTTTTCGTATTTGCCTTCCATACAATTCCCGGGATGTTTCATTTTAGGTGGAACGAAATATTCGGGCTCTTCTCCGAAAGTTCTTGTTAACTTTCCTTCTAAGCTATATTCCCAAATCTTATAGTCCCCTATTTGAACGACAAATAAACTATCCTTATATAAATCAAAAAACACTCCCATTATGTCAAAATCTATAGAAGTTGCGCTTTTTGGGCAGAATGAATATAGGAATTCTCCTCTTAAGGAAAGAACTTGAACATAAGTATTTGTAGCGGGATTTGATGCTCCCACGAATAAGAGTTCCTTTGCAACCCTTATTGTAAATGGTTGTGTATGGTATTCCGTAAAGATAAAAGAATTGGTGAGTTCCCCGTCAGAACTAAAAGCGCTCAGCCTTCTTACAGCGTGGTCGGTTACATAAAAATTCCCTTTCTCATCTTTTGTTATTGCGTTTGGCAGTTGAAACTCTCCGGGCTTCAAACCTTCTTTCCCTATAGTTTTAATTAGTTTTCCGTCTTTGCTAAATATCAAAAATTGTTTCCCGCGCATATCCGCTATCCCAAATCTTTCTTGCGAATCTACTGCCATATCCGTTAAAAATAGCTGTTGGGTTTCTAAAAAAATAATTTCTTTCAAGCTAAACATTTCCATAATTACTTACCAAATATAACTAATTTTTTCATTTGTCAAAGAATATGTAGTTCTTTTTCTATCTCTTTAAATCTCTTTAAATCTCTTCAAGTCCCTGTTAAAACTCTTTCCGTTTTTCGTGTCCTTCTTTTGTTTTTATTTTTGTCTTTCGTGGTAGACTTTTCCGTTCTCCATTTTTTCGTTTACCCTGAGCTTTTTGTTGTCTGTTTACCTGCCTTTAGGCCTGCCCGCCGTTCAGACTATTTATTGGAGTTACTTGATAGGAGGGCATGGCCCGCCGTTCAGACTATTTATTTGTTCCTGCCTGTTTACCTGCCGACAGGCATGGCCCGCCGTTCTGTTTGGAGGGTGCGTCCTCTTTCAGTCTACCAGAAAAACAAATACCTTACTTTCGTTACCGCTATCCTATCCGTCATATCCATTTCGTCCCCGGTATTATCTATCGTCTGATTGAACGCTAAATACAACCACGATTTCGGTCTGAAGTTATACGAAAACAACGCATTGAACTGATGTATATGACTATCCGTATTCGGCTCCGCGTATACCCTCAAATGCATATCTTTTGTTAAAGCATACTGAACGGTCGGCCGCAAAACCGATGATATTTCTACACTGTCCCCTTTCGGAGTCCATTCAAAAGTATTAGTTAACTCAATTGAAAGACTTAACGAAGAACTTACCGTCCAGCTTGAACCAAAAGTATTCGTTCCCATATCCGCGAAATACATTTTTCTGTAGTTAAACCCATTTGTGTAGTACCAGATATTATCCCAAAACGAAATTGGTTTCGAATAATCGTTCCAAAAATTTATAGTCGTCTGCGAATATTCAAACCACTTATCAAGCTCATAACTTTTCCCTCTGTAAAGGCTTACACTCCCTCCCCAGTTATTCTTAAATTGCGGAGAAAACCAACCCATCATCCAGTATCCCCAATCGGGGTCACCTGCTTCTTTTTTCTGCCCCCCGCCCAATCCGACATCAAGCGTATTAAACACGCCTATGTTAACAAACCTTGGACCTGCGCCCAGAGCATACATCTTTCGCCCTTTCCACGGCGCATAACCGATTTTCTCAACGTCAAAACTCTTATCGTAGTTATCGCATTCACCTGTTATAATAAATTTCGGAGCATACCAATCCAACTTCATATATTCCGCATACCCGCTGTCCGATTTCGCAACTTCCGAAGCAAGCTGCAGTTCACGCGTCCTGAACGTTCCGTCTATGCCGAACGCCCTCTGGTTGTTCGGACTCCCGCTGTCTCCGTTTACTCCCGAATACATAAACCCTATGTCCGAATTTTCCAGAACCCCCATCTTTATCCTTCCGGCAGAGTAAAGCCCTTTAGGCTCAAGCAAAACGCTGTCCTCCACTACGCTGTCCGTATATGCAGATAATACCCCGAAATCAACTCTCCCCGCTGAACCCGTATATTTTGCGCCCCCGATTATCGGCACTTCATAACCCGTATAGTCTAATTTCTTCCCTATCCTTCGTGAATAAAAAAGATTTATAGGTGTGTTAAACACTTCCTGTTTTTCCAAAAAGAATGGTCTTCTTTCTTCGAAAAAAGTCTCGTACTTGGAGAGGCTAATCGTATAGGGATCGGCCTCTATTTGCGCAAAATCGGGATAAGCGGTTATGGAAAGTTGTGACGATGTAAATCCCCACCCAATGTCCAATCCCGCTTGCGGACGAATTAAAGTATCGTCGTAACTTGACTCGTATCTTAAAAGCCCAACGGGATAAACTTCAAGATTAAGCCCTTGTTTCCCGGGCTGGATTCCTTTTAATGTGTTACACTGGGAGACTCTCATCCCCTCCGATTGTTTCGTTAACACCCAGCTTACGTCCTCGTGTTTGCGATAAATAGTCCGGAAAAAATTAACTCCCCATTCGTCAAGCCCCTGCTTAAATCTTAGCGTCTTGAACGGTATTTTCATTTCCACGTTATACCCGTATTCCGTTACCTTTACTTCCGAATACCATACTCCATCCCATGAATTATCCTTAATTCTTCCGTCCTGGGAAATCTTCATATCCGCCTGCACACCACTCGCGCCCACGCAAAATTCGTAAGCAGTATTTTTATCCCCGAAAGTATCCAGTATTATCCATACGTGGTCTCCCGCCCACTCATCCCTGGGAGTTGTCAAAACGCTTACCTTTCCGGGCTCCGAATCAAAACACTTAAAAGCTACATACAGATTTTTATCGTCGTAACACGTATAAACTTTTGTGGATTCCGTCGCCGCTTTTCCTTCATCAGGACTCCACTGCACGAAACTATCAGCCGAAACGCCTTCCTCCCAAACCTTTTCTATGTTCCCGTCTATAACCGGCGGTGTATTTACTTTTGATATGTTTACGCTAAGAATACTAAAAAAAAGTAATGGTATCATATTGTTTTAATTATAAAAAAGTCCTTAAATTATTTTTAAACAGATTAACACTTCTTGTTTTTGCTCTAAATATATTTTTCACGATTTTTCTAACAACTTTTATTATTAACTGTTTATTCATTGTTATGGAATTTCTTTTCCCAAAAACTGTTCGTTGTATAATTGTTTATACGCAGGGCAATTTTCATAAAGTTCGGAGTGGTTGCCGATACCTGCAATCTTATGTCCGTATAAAACAATTATCTTATCGGCATTCCGAATGGTTGATAACCTATGCGCTATTATAAACGTAGTCCGGTTTTTCATTAAAGGAGTTAAAGCTTCCTGTATAAGCCTTTCGGATTCGGAGTCCAGACTTGACGTTGCTTCATCAAGAATTAAAATTTTGGGATTTCTTAAAATCGCTCTTGCTATGGAAATTCTTTGTCGCTGTCCCCCGGATAAAGTTACGCCGCGCTCGCCGACTTTTGCTTCATACCCGTCAGGCATTTCTTTTATAAATTCTTCGCAATACGCAAGCCTTGCCGCATTCTCTATATCCCCATCTTTTGCGTTGGGATTGCCAAATCGTATATTCTCTTTAAGTGTATCTGAAAACAAGAAAGTGTCCTGCGCTACTATACTGATTTGTTTCCTTAAACTTTTTAATTTTGCATCTTTTATATCTTCCCCGTCTATCAGTATCTTCCCTTTTTGCAACTCATAAAATCTCGGTATAAGCGAAACAAGTGTCGTTTTCCCGACTCCACTTCTTCCGACGACGGCAACCGTTTCGTTTGACTCCGCCCTGAAAGAAATATTCTCAAAAACAGGTTCTTTATCGTCATAAGAAAAACTGACATTATCAAATACTACTACGCCTTTTGTTATCTTTATATCTTTTTCGCCATCTTTTTCCGGGGCAATGTCCATTATTTCAAATATTCGTTCGCAGGCAGCAAGTGAACGCTGAATACCAATGCTAAGATTAAAAAGTCCCTGTGCGGGACCAAATAAGTAATTAATAAATGAATTAAATGCAATAAGTCCGCCTATAGTAAGATTCCCTTTCATTATCTCGGCGCATCCATACCAAATCAGAATAATTGGTCCTGCAGAAGAAATAATGGCTGAAGACAGTGATGCGACGGTAGCGGTTATGTCAAGTCGTATCTCCTTTCTTATCGCTTCCTTTAGGCTTTTGAGCTGTTTTATGGTAACCCTTTTCTCCCCGGTAAAAGCTTTTACTACGGAGACTGCCGAGAGTAGTTCTTGCAAATCTTTCTGGACTTTAGCATATTTCTCGCGGACTACATAACTCATATTTCGGATTCTGTCATTAAATATCCAGAGCGAGAATAGATAAAAAGGGAGTATCCCAAAACAGATACAGGCAAGTTTGGGATGAATGTATAAAGTGCAGATAATTCCTGCGATAAAAGTAAGAATATTCTGGGTAAAAGAAACAAGTGTATCTGCAAGTAACCCCTGGACTGAATCAACATCACCTGAGACTCTGGACATAAGATATCCCGTATCCTGTTTATGGAAGAAAGATAATGAGAGTTTCTGGAGATGCTCAAACAATTTAATCCTGATATCAAAAAGTACTCTACCTCTGAAAGTAGTAAGAAGAACTGATTCTACGAATATAGACACTGCCTTGATGAGTAAAACTCCGACAAGAACAAACCCTATAATATTCAAGAGTCTGAATGATTTAAGAACCACTACTTTATCAATAAGGTATTTAGTGAGGAAAGGCATAGGGAGTTGCAACCCTACCGCAAGCAACATAAAAAAGAATGCTATTACCCCTTTTTTCCAATAGGGTTTGAGGAATTTCAAGAACCTACGAATAATCTTGAAAGTAGATTTTTCTTGTTCAGACATAAGTCAATAATATGAGAAATAATAACTCGGTCAATTTAATTATAAAAAAGAATTAAAAAATATATTACCAAACATTTCCTTGCTTTTGTCATTCTGATCCGCCTCCATGTCCGCCTTTTGTTTTGGCGGAAGGCGGAGAAGAATCTCGTTTTTTCTTTCCGTCTTTTGTTAATGATATAATCCTGTTAATCTGCGAAAATCTCTGCCTGTGATAGGTAGGTGCGTCCTAAAATTTTCTGTTTAGTGTACTTTAGTGTTTTTGCGCCTTTGTGGCAAATTATTTCTAATCCTTACCAGAAGAACAAATACCTGACTTTCATAACAGCAATCCTATTCGTCATATCCATTTTGTCTTTGGTATAATCCACCGCCTGATTAAAAGCAAGATACAGCCACGATTTCGGTCTGAAGTTATAAGAAAGAAGCGCGTTAAACTGGTGGATATGGGTATCTGTATTTGGTTCTGTATATATTCTTAAGTGTATATCCTTTGTAATTGCATATTGTATAATTGGTCTTAGCACCCAGGATACTGCTTCTATACCTCTGTTTGGCTTCCATTCTAAAGTATTTGATGCATCGAGTGTTATTGATAAAGGCGGAGATACTTTATACTCAACAGAAAAATTATTTTGAGATATAGGTGCAAAATAGTCTCTACGATAATTATACTCACAACTGTTATACAAGCCATCACAGGAAATTACAATTGGCTTAGAATGGTCAGTCCAAATTGAAAGCGTTGGCGTATAATAATCATACAATGTATTCGTTTCGTAGTCTTTGCCTGTAATAAAACTTATAGAAAATCCACAATTATTGTTAAAATCAAACGAGTTCCACGCTCCTATCCAATGACCACTTTCAGGTTCGCCTATCTCTTTTCTGTTTCCTGCCTGCACTCCTGTTGTTAATCTACGAAAAATGCTTTTATTAAACCATTGTGGACCAATATTGAGAGAATATTTTGTTACCCCCTTCCACGGAGCAAATCCAAGTTGCTCAATACTAAATTCTTTATCATATTTTTCATATTTACCTTCGGCTGTAAAGTTCCTTGCATACCAACTAAAACCTGTAATCCCTGCATTTCCGCTATCTGAGTGTGCAAATTGAGACTGAACTTGCAATTCTGTAGTCCTAAATGTGGCATCAACTCCGGCTACGGTTTGCGTATAGTTACTTCTTGTTTCGGTATAAAATGCACCTACTTCTGAGTTTTTAAGCACTCCTAATTTTACTCTACCAACCGAATATAGGCTTTTAGGTTCGTTTAAAATACTATCTGTATATGCAGAGAGAAAGCCCAAATTAAGTCTTCCTAATGTCGCAGTATATTTTGCCCCGCCTATAATCGGGACTTCTTCGCCTGTATCTAATTTTTTGCCTATCCTTCGGGAATAAAAAAGTTTTATCGGAGTGTTAAATATTTCTTGACTTTCTATAAAAAATGGCCTTTTTTCCTCAAAATAGGTTTCATATTTAGAGAGGTTAAGTGTATAAGGGTCGGCTTCTATTTGGGCAAAATCAGGATAAGTAGTAAAAGAGAGTTGCGAAGAGGGAAAACACCAATTAAAATCTAACCCTACTTGAGGATTGATAGAATTAGAGTCATATCTTGTAATCCCAACAGGATAAAGCTCAAGATGTAATCCCTGTTTTCCGGGATTTAGTCCTTTAAGTATTCCGCATCTTGATACTCGTGTACCTTCTGATTGATGCTGTGGAAACCAGCAGTCATACTCATTTTTGTGAGAGATAAATCGGAAAAAATTGCCTCCCCATTCCGAAAATCCGGCTTTGAATCGTATAGTTTTAAACGGTATTTTCATCTCTACATTATAACCATAATCTGTTATTTTAGCGGCAGAATACCAAACTCCATCATAAGAAGGATCCCATATTCTACCTTCCCAAGAGAGTCTGTCATCAGTTTGCACTCCTGTCGCATTCACTCCAAATTCGTAAGCAGTAGTTTTATCACCAAAAGTATCCAACATAATCCAGACATTATCACCGTTATCTGAAAAACAATCTCTCGAAACTAGCCTAGCATTCAACTTTAAAGGATCAGCATCAAAACACTTAAAAGCTACATAAATATTTTCATTGGATTGAAGCAGGTAAACAGTAGTTTTCTCAGTTGCGGCAGTACCTTCTATTGGTACGTATTGAATAAAGTCCACAATAGAATCCCCTTTCGACCAAAGACTTTCAATAACCCCATCGATCTTGGGAGAAATGTCCGTAAAGGGTACACAACAAACTTTTGCGGATGTAACATCTGCTACAACAAAGGAGAGAAAAATTAGTAATCTCCAATTGTAAATATTTGTTAGACAGGTTTTAAAAAGAGGTAAAGTTTTAAAGGTAGTCACTAAAATTTTATGGTTATAAAACGAATTCACAAATTTATCAAACTTTTGTTTGCCGGAAAGCCGCTTATTATCATATCTTCATACATACTCAATTAAACAAAGAGATGCTCTATATTCTTTTTGAGATTTTTTCTCCATTTTTCTTCTAGAAAATTACTTTCTTCCCCTATTATTTTAAAAATGTCATATTGTTTACATTTTTCAATAATTTCGAGTATCATTTTTTTTCCATAAAATTTTTCTATGTATTTAACGACGGTCCATCCCCATGAGTAATAGTATATCCTATTTTGAATTATTTCCATTAATGACGGGATATTGTTCGTGGATACTTCTCGAAGAACTAACTCTTTGAATTCATCTTCGTATAACCATTGCTTGGAAAGATATACGGATAAACCTTCTTCAAACCACCTGGGCATATTTTCTTCTCCGCACGAGATAATACGTGTAATTATGTGCGTGACTTCATGTATCATTAAACGTATATATTCGTCTCGTTTATATGTGTAGATAGAATCGTGCTCGTAAGCATTGGGAGATAATAGCAACAAATGAGTCCCTTTTGGTTGGGCTATTCTAGTAAGAGGCGTTTTTCGTATATTTAAACCAAATTCATTACGTAAAGTAAAATTATATTCTTTTCTATTTTCAGCCAATGTCACTACTATCGAAGGTAGTTTCTTTTTTATATTAAAATAAGCTTTGAGTAGTCGTATTCCTTTTAATATTCCTAAACATGTCTCATTAACATATATTTCATCTTTTGCAATATAATTTACTTTTACGTTGCTTTTAATAAAGACTATGTGTTTTTTTAACA from bacterium harbors:
- a CDS encoding DUF5916 domain-containing protein, with translation MNSFYNHKILVTTFKTLPLFKTCLTNIYNWRLLIFLSFVVADVTSAKVCCVPFTDISPKIDGVIESLWSKGDSIVDFIQYVPIEGTAATEKTTVYLLQSNENIYVAFKCFDADPLKLNARLVSRDCFSDNGDNVWIMLDTFGDKTTAYEFGVNATGVQTDDRLSWEGRIWDPSYDGVWYSAAKITDYGYNVEMKIPFKTIRFKAGFSEWGGNFFRFISHKNEYDCWFPQHQSEGTRVSRCGILKGLNPGKQGLHLELYPVGITRYDSNSINPQVGLDFNWCFPSSQLSFTTYPDFAQIEADPYTLNLSKYETYFEEKRPFFIESQEIFNTPIKLFYSRRIGKKLDTGEEVPIIGGAKYTATLGRLNLGFLSAYTDSILNEPKSLYSVGRVKLGVLKNSEVGAFYTETRSNYTQTVAGVDATFRTTELQVQSQFAHSDSGNAGITGFSWYARNFTAEGKYEKYDKEFSIEQLGFAPWKGVTKYSLNIGPQWFNKSIFRRLTTGVQAGNRKEIGEPESGHWIGAWNSFDFNNNCGFSISFITGKDYETNTLYDYYTPTLSIWTDHSKPIVISCDGLYNSCEYNYRRDYFAPISQNNFSVEYKVSPPLSITLDASNTLEWKPNRGIEAVSWVLRPIIQYAITKDIHLRIYTEPNTDTHIHQFNALLSYNFRPKSWLYLAFNQAVDYTKDKMDMTNRIAVMKVRYLFFW
- a CDS encoding DUF5916 domain-containing protein — protein: MIPLLFFSILSVNISKVNTPPVIDGNIEKVWEEGVSADSFVQWSPDEGKAATESTKVYTCYDDKNLYVAFKCFDSEPGKVSVLTTPRDEWAGDHVWIILDTFGDKNTAYEFCVGASGVQADMKISQDGRIKDNSWDGVWYSEVKVTEYGYNVEMKIPFKTLRFKQGLDEWGVNFFRTIYRKHEDVSWVLTKQSEGMRVSQCNTLKGIQPGKQGLNLEVYPVGLLRYESSYDDTLIRPQAGLDIGWGFTSSQLSITAYPDFAQIEADPYTISLSKYETFFEERRPFFLEKQEVFNTPINLFYSRRIGKKLDYTGYEVPIIGGAKYTGSAGRVDFGVLSAYTDSVVEDSVLLEPKGLYSAGRIKMGVLENSDIGFMYSGVNGDSGSPNNQRAFGIDGTFRTRELQLASEVAKSDSGYAEYMKLDWYAPKFIITGECDNYDKSFDVEKIGYAPWKGRKMYALGAGPRFVNIGVFNTLDVGLGGGQKKEAGDPDWGYWMMGWFSPQFKNNWGGSVSLYRGKSYELDKWFEYSQTTINFWNDYSKPISFWDNIWYYTNGFNYRKMYFADMGTNTFGSSWTVSSSLSLSIELTNTFEWTPKGDSVEISSVLRPTVQYALTKDMHLRVYAEPNTDSHIHQFNALFSYNFRPKSWLYLAFNQTIDNTGDEMDMTDRIAVTKVRYLFFW
- a CDS encoding ABC transporter ATP-binding protein, whose amino-acid sequence is MKIRKLASKYFFCVAFLPSLLIVFGNILKIALVIAIPLLIKHILDVVLPLKNYIFLMKWAIVILIAQVSLIGAGIFNAYLANHLKYGFGNYLKSILLEQIINSKWDKLSQKGAGYLTGRIEGDLEGVNTFFIDDMLNLTKDTITLIVSVIIIAKFNLTLSLVFFSILPVFAISLKVFNSGMNQRTVKMLEKKANNTFYLNEIISGRLEIKYLGAEKEIINRYAKKLKELFNVAIERFIYSCKPSVLGQLSSTLGKVILIWLGGYLIIKGELTFGSFFAFNMLMTQVFTSTSGLTNLNISLQTGKSCIKRVQELFSIEQEKKEGVDIEHIKTLNFKEVYFSYSEKDNFGIKNVSFSAKRGEIIALVGESGAGKTTIFKLLQRVYMPEKGEISANDININLISLDSYRNKIAIVQQAPFLFLATIKENISMGKLNSTDEEIEAVLKRAQAMGFINQLEDGLNHKLNESGGNLSGGQKQRLAIARAFLKKPDVLLLDEATAGLDANNIKEIHNVLIDGKDNRITIVISHSKETMLLADKIILFDKGEVITFGTHKELIQSNTLYRNLFQTYQKNVPELKEIV
- a CDS encoding 6-bladed beta-propeller codes for the protein MEMFSLKEIIFLETQQLFLTDMAVDSQERFGIADMRGKQFLIFSKDGKLIKTIGKEGLKPGEFQLPNAITKDEKGNFYVTDHAVRRLSAFSSDGELTNSFIFTEYHTQPFTIRVAKELLFVGASNPATNTYVQVLSLRGEFLYSFCPKSATSIDFDIMGVFFDLYKDSLFVVQIGDYKIWEYSLEGKLTRTFGEEPEYFVPPKMKHPGNCMEGKYEKWAHSWTQVIKICTSPKDKLIFLELNMNDLVEEIKEKYVIDVWTIAGKFVGNFKTNDKLLCADENGFVYFLREEKSEDSQKYFIVKYCMNI
- a CDS encoding ABC transporter ATP-binding protein, which gives rise to MSEQEKSTFKIIRRFLKFLKPYWKKGVIAFFFMLLAVGLQLPMPFLTKYLIDKVVVLKSFRLLNIIGFVLVGVLLIKAVSIFVESVLLTTFRGRVLFDIRIKLFEHLQKLSLSFFHKQDTGYLMSRVSGDVDSVQGLLADTLVSFTQNILTFIAGIICTLYIHPKLACICFGILPFYLFSLWIFNDRIRNMSYVVREKYAKVQKDLQELLSAVSVVKAFTGEKRVTIKQLKSLKEAIRKEIRLDITATVASLSSAIISSAGPIILIWYGCAEIMKGNLTIGGLIAFNSFINYLFGPAQGLFNLSIGIQRSLAACERIFEIMDIAPEKDGEKDIKITKGVVVFDNVSFSYDDKEPVFENISFRAESNETVAVVGRSGVGKTTLVSLIPRFYELQKGKILIDGEDIKDAKLKSLRKQISIVAQDTFLFSDTLKENIRFGNPNAKDGDIENAARLAYCEEFIKEMPDGYEAKVGERGVTLSGGQRQRISIARAILRNPKILILDEATSSLDSESERLIQEALTPLMKNRTTFIIAHRLSTIRNADKIIVLYGHKIAGIGNHSELYENCPAYKQLYNEQFLGKEIP